In Bradyrhizobium sp. CCBAU 051011, the following are encoded in one genomic region:
- a CDS encoding polysaccharide biosynthesis/export family protein: MRSEEDHRMPRNSMETWITASIWSHRVTPPGVGAWLAALCVLQLLATPAFSAEYLLGPQDKLRLKVVEWRAGKAEYYEWTPLGAEYTVNPAGRVSLPMIGEIAAEGRTSDQLARAITAELYKRTGFMGAQEAAVEIVQYRPFYVLGDVERPGEFSFRPGLSVLQAVGVAGGLHRPSEAGMREQINAAGNVEAARLELWRTYIRRARLEAELAEQNTITLPPELANKKDIGSLLAEEATILITRRDALQSQLAALSELRSLYEKEITSLRSKLATQEKQVALAQRELNTVGALVDKGLAVTSRQFALERTTADIQSGMLDVQTALVRAQQEVRKTERDATDLVKDGKAKASSELREAKASIEQLINRINTSETLVAETTTSPRTAQNESGGKSLSYWIQRRKDGAMATFPADDGALVEPGDVVRVEVNRAPGAAASVSRKGVATTAFNAGNYATIVSQSGEK, translated from the coding sequence ATGAGATCAGAAGAGGATCACCGCATGCCGCGTAACTCGATGGAGACATGGATTACGGCTTCGATTTGGAGCCATCGCGTCACACCACCGGGCGTAGGCGCATGGCTTGCGGCCCTTTGCGTGCTTCAACTTCTCGCCACACCGGCTTTCAGCGCTGAATATCTTCTCGGTCCTCAGGACAAACTGCGCCTGAAAGTCGTCGAATGGCGTGCCGGCAAGGCCGAATACTACGAGTGGACGCCGCTTGGCGCGGAATACACCGTAAATCCCGCCGGTCGCGTGTCCTTGCCGATGATCGGCGAAATCGCCGCGGAGGGGCGGACCAGCGATCAACTCGCTCGTGCGATCACGGCAGAACTGTACAAGCGCACCGGCTTTATGGGTGCGCAGGAAGCGGCGGTCGAGATAGTCCAGTATCGCCCGTTCTACGTGCTCGGCGATGTGGAGCGCCCCGGTGAATTCAGCTTTCGTCCCGGCTTAAGCGTCTTGCAGGCAGTCGGCGTAGCCGGCGGCTTGCATCGGCCAAGCGAAGCCGGGATGCGGGAGCAGATCAACGCGGCAGGAAACGTCGAGGCTGCACGTCTGGAACTGTGGCGGACCTACATCCGCCGCGCTCGGCTCGAAGCTGAACTTGCCGAGCAGAACACAATCACTCTCCCGCCCGAGCTCGCCAACAAGAAGGACATCGGAAGTCTCCTGGCAGAGGAGGCAACGATCCTGATAACCCGGCGCGACGCGCTGCAATCGCAGCTCGCGGCCTTGTCGGAACTGCGATCGCTGTATGAGAAGGAGATTACCTCACTGCGGAGCAAGCTGGCGACACAGGAGAAGCAGGTCGCCCTGGCCCAGCGCGAGCTGAATACCGTCGGCGCGCTTGTCGATAAGGGGCTTGCAGTCACGTCTCGGCAGTTCGCGCTGGAGCGCACGACCGCAGATATTCAAAGCGGAATGCTTGACGTGCAAACAGCGTTAGTGCGGGCTCAGCAGGAAGTGCGGAAGACGGAGCGGGATGCGACCGATCTGGTCAAGGACGGAAAGGCGAAAGCCTCGTCCGAACTGCGGGAGGCCAAGGCCAGCATCGAGCAACTGATCAATCGGATAAATACGTCTGAAACGCTTGTCGCCGAAACAACGACGTCGCCGCGGACGGCTCAAAATGAGAGCGGCGGGAAGTCGCTTTCCTACTGGATACAGCGGCGCAAGGATGGCGCGATGGCGACATTCCCGGCTGACGACGGAGCGCTTGTGGAACCTGGCGACGTTGTTCGCGTCGAGGTCAATCGCGCGCCGGGTGCCGCAGCGTCAGTCTCGCGCAAGGGTGTCGCGACAACGGCATTCAACGCGGGGAACTACGCCACCATCGTTTCGCAATCGGGTGAGAAGTAG